A genomic region of Papaver somniferum cultivar HN1 chromosome 7, ASM357369v1, whole genome shotgun sequence contains the following coding sequences:
- the LOC113299126 gene encoding late embryogenesis abundant protein At5g17165-like: protein MAANLKNPGGFLISSAKKFVHQIWSNNPSSPSTTIFWRAHVGGSVYDKNVDDQVRPTIVPDDVVEASADKYWGPNPRTGVFGPASQEGGNGGIKLQHGNGGGESAESVLGQKARFRPLEDIEKPQAN from the exons ATGGCCGCTAATTTGAAGAATCCAGGAGGGTTTTTGATCAGTTCAGCCAAGAAATTTGTCCATCAGATCTGGAGCAACAACCCTTCCTCACCTTCCACTACTATTTTCTG GAGGGCGCACGTTGGAGGATCAGTGTATGACAAGAACGTGGATGACCAGGTTCGTCCAACTATAGTACCAGATGATGTTGTCGAGGCTTCGGCAGACAAGTACTGGGGACCGAATCCACGCACAGGAGTTTTTGGGCCGGCCAGTCAGGAAGGTGGCAATGGAGGCATCAAACTGCAACACGGAAATGGTGGTGGTGAGAGTGCTGAGTCAGTGTTGGGACAGAAGGCGCGGTTTCGACCACTTGAGGACATTGAGAAACCCCAAGCAAATTAG